A DNA window from Engystomops pustulosus chromosome 6, aEngPut4.maternal, whole genome shotgun sequence contains the following coding sequences:
- the LOC140065901 gene encoding olfactory receptor 6N1-like: MEKISNESKVYEIVLYEFPNLQRFHVLLFTILLIIYLFILFGNALILLVIYREPTLHSPMYLFIATLSCLEICYTAVTIPKMLADFLDEEKKISFNECLVQAYFLHALGASECYILTVMAYDRYLAICKPLRYTSIMTTGLYVSLVITCFIGGFLSPLIETILISFLPFYGPHRIENVFCDFPPLISLACTDTDLYVKVEFIISSFIILLTFAFVLFSYTRIISIIFRIKSKEGRQKAFSTCGAHLMVVTLFFGSIGFIYIRVTKSVSVQYDRPVGLTYVIFTPLANPIIYGLRNKEINRFLYKHFIA; this comes from the coding sequence ATGGAAAAAATCTCCAATGAGAGCAAAGTTTATGAAATTGTGTTATATGAATTTCCAAATCTTCAACGCTTCCATGTTCTCCTATTCACAATTCTACTTATTATATACTTGTTCATCCTTTTTGGAAATGCTTTAATCCTGCTTGTTATCTACAGAGAGCCCACCCTGCACTCCCCCATGTACTTGTTCATTGCAACATTATCTTGTTTGGAAATTTGCTACACGGCCGTCACAATTCCAAAAATGTTGGCTGATTTCTTGGATGAAGAGAAGAAGATCTCCTTCAATGAATGCCTTGTACAGGCTTATTTCCTACATGCTCTTGGAGCGTCTGAATGCTATATCCTCACAGTTATGGCATATGACCGATATTTAGCCATATGTAAGCCATTGAGATACACATCTATTATGACCACTGGTCTATATGTCAGTTTGGTTATCACCTGTTTCATCGGCGGGTTTCTGAGCCCACTTATAGAAACCATCTTAATTTCCTTTCTTCCTTTTTATGGTCCACACCGTATCGAGAATGTATTCTGTGACTTTCCCCCCTTAATCTCCTTAGCATGCACAGACACTGATCTATATGTAAAGGTTGAATTTATCATAAGTTCCTTTATTATCCTCTTGACTTTCGCTTTTGTTCTTTTCTCTTACACCAGGATAATATCCATTATCTTTAGGATTAAGTCCAAAGAGGGACGTCAGAAAGCCTTCTCTACCTGCGGAGCGCACCTTATGGTTGTCACTCTCTTTTTTGGCAGCATTGGCTTTATTTATATACGTGTCACAAAAAGTGTTTCTGTACAGTATGACAGACCTGTAGGCCTCACCTATGTTATCTTTACACCACTAGCTAACCCCATCATCTATGGACTTAGAAATAAGGAAATTAATAGATTCCTATACAAACATTTTATTGCATAA
- the LOC140065902 gene encoding olfactory receptor 6N1-like, translating to MHNDSKIRDMILIGFSDQQHLQVLLFLIFIFMYLFIVIGNVLLLVLFFLEPNLQLPMYFFIGSLSCIEICYTAVTMPKMLAELLAEEKKTSFSGCLLQAYFLHVLGVAECYMLTIMAYDRYLAICKPLRYSTIMTTGLCIKLVIACLVWSLYSPVVETILIYHLPFCGPNEIENFFCDFPPLIDLACADTRVLTMMESALSSLIMLNFLCILLSYIKVILDILKVKSKVGRQKAFSTCGAHLIVVVLFFVSVGLMYIRVGKYYSPDYNRAVGVIFAVFIPFANPVIYGLRNQEIKTSFKKVFNCLGFR from the coding sequence ATGCACAATGACAGCAAAATCCGAGACATGATTTTAATTGGATTTTCCGACCAACAACATTTACAAGTATTATTGTtcttaatctttatttttatgtatttatttatagttattgGTAATGTGCTGTTATTAGTGCTGTTCTTTCTGGAACCCAATCTCCAGTTACCTATGTATTTCTTTATTGGATCTTTATCCTGTATTGAAATCTGTTATACAGCTGTCACTATGCCTAAAATGTTGGCTGAGCTATTGGCGGAGGAGAAGAAGACATCTTTCAGTGGTTGTCTCTTACAAGCTTATTTCTTGCATGTACTGGGTGTCGCTGAATGTTACATGCTCACAATAATGGCCTATGACCGCTATCTGGCCATCTGCAAGCCATTACGTTATTCCACCATTATGACAACTGGGTTGTGTATAAAATTAGTCATTGCATGTCTTGTGTGGTCTTTATATTCTCCAGTTGTTGAGACAATCCTGATATATCATCTTCCTTTCTGTGGCCCAAATGAAATAGAGAATTTTTTCTGTGATTTTCCTCCTCTGATTGATTTGGCATGTGCCGATACTAGAGTACTTACAATGATGGAGAGTGCCCTTAGTTCACTGATCATGTTGAATTTTTTGTGCATTCTCCTTTCCTATATTAAGGTTATACTGGATATACTGAAGGTTAAATCTAAAGTTGGACGTCAGAAAGCTTTCTCTACATGTGGAGCTCATCTCATTGTTGTTGTCCTATTTTTTGTCAGTGTCGGTTTAATGTACATACGTGTAGGCAAGTACTATTCTCCAGACTACAACCGGGCTGTGGGTGTCATATTTGCTGTCTTCATACCTTTTGCTAACCCTGTGATATATGGCTTAAGAAACCAGGAAATAAAAACCTctttcaaaaaagtttttaattgCTTAGGTTTCAGATAA